The genomic region CCACAGACATCCGACGCCACCACAACACTCCCTGCCCAGCCATCGCCTGCGGCGCCCACGGCCTCACGGACTCCGACGCCCGACGCGCTGCCAGCGGATGACCCGGGACCCTGCGATGACGTCGATCCCGCCGTGCCCGTCGACGACGAATCCGAGGTTGAGCAACTTGGTGGCGTAACCCTCATCACGCCCATCGACCGCGGACCCATGCCCCACGCCGCAGGCGACGCGATCCTCGACGCCGCGAACGTCCCCGTCGCGTACACAGTTGCCCAGAACGACGTCATCTCGGTCATCGGTGCGCGGTTCTGCGTCGGAGAGCAATGGCTCTTCTGGGTCAACTACGTTCGCCGAGACGGAGATGCCCTCTACGCCGGCGACACGCTCAACCTCGACGCACACACCATCCTCAGCGTTGGCGATCAGAACGGCGTCGTTTACGACAACGCCCTACCCGAGGGCTTCACGATCCCTCCCCAGCGCTGAGGAGCGGTCGCGACGCACGCACAGCCCACCGCCACCGAACGCGCTACCGCCCGTTCAGGACCTACCACCATCGCGCGATGCCCGCAGTCCGACCGGTTACTGCGCGGCATCGAGGAGGGCGTGCAGGTATCGGCGGCGGGCGAACACTTGCGCCGCGAGCAGGAGCGGGTAGACAACCCGCCACCGCCAGGTCTCGCTCGCGCGGGTGAGAGAGCGGATGGTGAGCGTGACCTTGTCGCCAGCGCGTTCGATGATGAACGCCTCTTCTCCGGAGACAGGATGCTGCGGAAGTGTCCGGGAGGCGAAACCGACTCGAGTGTCGGTTTCGATGACGTCGACCACCTCTACTGGTTCTCGAATCGACAGCCCGAAGGGATGGGCGGTGATGACGGGACGATCACCAGGCGAGACTCGCCGATCAGGGGTGACGGTGAAGCCGCTGCGGGTCTTGACGCCCCACCGGAGCACCTCAAGCGTGGCCCAGTCCCAGAGTTGCTCTCCAGCGCCGATGTCGGTGGACCGTTCCCACGCGCGGTACCCGGCAGGCCGCTCTCGCCAGGCAACTTCGCTGACC from Microbacter sp. GSS18 harbors:
- a CDS encoding DUF1990 domain-containing protein — protein: MVDIGSGSLTQVSEVAWRERPAGYRAWERSTDIGAGEQLWDWATLEVLRWGVKTRSGFTVTPDRRVSPGDRPVITAHPFGLSIREPVEVVDVIETDTRVGFASRTLPQHPVSGEEAFIIERAGDKVTLTIRSLTRASETWRWRVVYPLLLAAQVFARRRYLHALLDAAQ